The Schistocerca cancellata isolate TAMUIC-IGC-003103 chromosome 4, iqSchCanc2.1, whole genome shotgun sequence genome contains a region encoding:
- the LOC126184687 gene encoding RNA pseudouridylate synthase domain-containing protein 1-like: MKIKKFFLNIVLKIWHSFLAVWNWFRDRKESSVQILHLSKNFIIANKSYDVVMNSDDPSVKVSLQLQLRKLHPELINQKLAHDFHFVHRLDFATSGAVCIALHKRAAKAAATAFETRKTKKYYVAIVRGHVAKELMDITDPIGEDKRERHGNHRMCLASDPNSCYPKFAHTRLLVLQRGLYGTYPATKVLLRPVTGRRHQLRVHCMSIGHTIVGDYTYSNKNDSLPTRMYLHSYRLVIPNDIESIDIQTADPFENENNPHTWMVVEALNDLDENVFKKLDTQD; encoded by the exons ATGAAGATTAAAAAGTTTTTTCTGAATATAGTATTAAAGATATGGCACAGTTTTCTCGCTGTTTGGAATTGGTTCCGCGATAGGAAGGAAAGTTCAGTCCAAATTCTGCatttaagtaaaaattttattattgcaAATAAATCTTATGACGTTGTCATGAACAGTGATGATCCATCTGTTAAG GTTTCTTTACAACTGCAGCTACGAAAGTTACATCCAGAATTAATAAACCAGAAGCTTGCACATGACTTTCACTTCGTGCATCGTTTGGACTTTGCAACAAGTGGTGCTGTTTGTATTGCTTTACACAAACGTGCAGCAAAAGCAGCTGCAACAGCTTTtgaaacaagaaaaaccaaaaagtATTATGTGGCCATTGTTCGAGGACATGTTGCTAAAGAGCTTATGGACATTACAGATCCAATTGGTGAAGACAAAAGGGAACGACATGGTAACCATCGCATGTGTCTGGCTTCTGATCCTAACAGCTGTTACCCAAAATTTGCACATACGCGATTGCTAGTTCTTCAGCGTGGGCTTTATGGAACATATCCAGCCACAAAAGTATTGTTAAGGCCAGTCACTGGAAGAAGGCATCAGCTGCGCGTTCATTGCATGAGCATAGGTCACACCATTGTTGGAGATTACACGTATAGTAATAAAAACGATAGTTTACCAACTCGAATGTATTTACATTCTTATAG gcTGGTTATACCAAATGACATTGAATCTATAGATATTCAGACTGCAGATCCATTCGAAAATGAAAATAATCCACACACATGGATGGTGGTAGAAGCTTTAAATGACTTAGATGAAAATGTATTCAAGAAATTGGACACCCAAGACTG